Part of the Paenarthrobacter sp. JL.01a genome is shown below.
TCCTCGGTGATGCCGGCCGCCGTCGCCACATGCGGCCGCACCCAATCGAGGTTCCGGCGGGTTCCTCCGGAGACAAAGCCGTCACGCAGTGCTTCCAAGGCGCCATCGAGCAGTGGTACGGCCTTGAGGTCGATCACCGCGCCAACTTCTGAGGCGCGGACCATTTTGTGCAGGTGGCCCAGGAGGCCGAAACCGGTCACGTCCGTGGCGGCCCGAACGCCTGCGGCCACTGCCGCTTCCGAAGCCTCGCGGTTCAGGCCCGCCATCGTCTCGACCGCCTCGGCGAAAACCTCACCGGTCTTTTTGTGCCGGTTGTTCAGGAGTCCGACGCCGAGCGGCTTGGTCAGCGTAATGGGCAGCCCCGGCTGCGCCGCGTCGTTACGGAGCAGCCTGTCGGGATGAGCGACGCCGGTCACGGCCATGCCGTACTTCGGCTCAGGATCGTCAATGGAATGCCCGCCCAGCACTGGACACCCCGCCTGGGAAGCGACACTCAGGCCCCCGCGGAGTACCTCGGTCATCAGTTCCATCGGCAGCACGCCCCGGGGCCAGCCGACCAGGTTGATCGCCGTGACGGGTCGGCCTCCCATGGCATAGATATCGGAGAGGGCATTGGCGCCTGCAATCCGGCCCCAGTCGAAAGCATCGTTGACCACCGGGGTGAAGAAGTCCGCAGTGGAGAGAACTGCCAGGTCCTCGCGCACCAGGACCGCTGCCGCGTCGTCGCCACTGTCCAGCCCGACCAGGACCTCTGCGCCCGGTTGGCCGATCAGGCCGCGAACCACATCTTCAAGTTCTCCTGGAGGGATCTTGCAGGCGCAGCCCCCACCGTGCGCGTACTCGGTCAGACGGATTGCAGTCTCCGTGCCACCAGCGGGTTCGGTGATTGTTGCCTGGGTCTCATTCACCCGTTCAGCCTAACCCCCGAAAACAACCTGCTATATTGAGGCGCGGTGGCGTCCGGGTCCTGGTGGGCCCCCCGGTCTTCAAAACCGGTGAGGCCGAGCATCTCGGCCTGGCGGGTTCGATTCCCGTCCGCCACCGCCAGGCACCGGCGTGCAGATGCCGCGAGACGAGGAGGCGCTGTGGACAACGTAGATCCCCGCCGGCTGATTCCCCGCACCAATGACCTCCTGGCCCTGCCGGCCGTCCTCGAAGCCCGTACACGAATGGGCGGACACGTCATCCGCGGACTCGTCCGGGACCTCCAGGACCAGGCCCGGCGCGGCGACCTCCACCCCGCCCAAATTGAACCGGCTCTCCTGGCAGCCGTCGCTGACCACAGGGCGACAAGCCTTCGCCCTGTCCTGAATGCCACGGGCGTTATCGTCCATACGAACCTTGGCCGCGCACCCTTGTCCGCTGATGCGGTCGACGCCGTTGTTGGCGCCAGCGGCTACGTCGACGTGGAGATCGATCTTGCCAGTGGCGGCCGTTCCCGCCGCGGGGCGGGCGCAAGGGCCGCGTTGCTGCATGCCTGCCCTGCAGCCGAGGACGCCTTGGTGGTCAACAACGGAGCGGCCGCGCTGGTCCTGGCCACCACAGCCCTCGCCTCGGGTCGGGAGGTGGTGGTGAGCCGTGGGGAATTTGTGGAGATCGGCGCAGGCTTCCGTCTGTCCGACCTGATCGAGTCCACCGGCTCAAGGCTTCGCGAGGTGGGCACTACGAACAGGACCCACCTGCTCGACTACCAGAAGGCCCTTGGCCCCGACACCGGTTGTGTCCTCAAAGTCCACCCGAGCAACTTCCGGGTAGAGGGCTTCACCTTGTCGGTGGCGCTCGAGGAGCTCAGTCCTGTGACCAAGGCAAGCGGCGTACCGCTCGTGGCCGACCTCGGCAGCGGGCTGCTCGCTCCCGACCCCTACCTGCCCGACGAACCCGATGTTTCCTCGGCTCTGGCGGGAGGGGCCGACGTCGTCATCGCCAGCGGTGACAAACTGCTGGGCGGCCCCCAGGCCGGTTTGCTCTTGGGGCGCAAGGAGATCATCGAACGCTTGGCCCGCCACCCCCTGGCCCGTGCCGTGCGCGCGGATAAACTCGCCCTGGCTGCCCTTGAGGCGACTCTTGCGGGCGGACCGCCACCGGTCGTCCAGGCACTGCATGCCGACGTCGGCCAGTTGCGTAGACGCACGGACGAACTGGCAGAAGCACTCGGTCTACCAGTCGTAGCCCACGACGGCCGGGTTGGCGGTGGGGGTGCTCCCGGTGTTCCCTTGCCCGGGTGGGCGCTGCAACTTCCCGAGGATCTCGCGGTTCTTTTACGCACCGGAGATCCGGCTGTCCTGCCGCGTGTCCACGATGGCTCGTGCCTCATTGACCTTCGCTGCGTTCCTGCTGCGGATGACCACCGGATCCTCGCTGTGGTGCAGCACGCGCTGGCGCTCCGGGCGGGACGCTTTGCCGCCGGGGCGGGCTAAGCAGTGCACGTCGTTGCCACCGCCGGGCACGTCGATTCGGGCAAAAGCACCTTAGTCCGCGCCCTCACCGGCATGGAGCCGGACCGCTGGGAAGAGGAACGCCGCCGTGGCCTGACCATTGACCTGGGCTATGCGTGGACCACTTTGCCGTCCGGACAGGATGTGGCGTTTGTGGACGTGCCGGGTCACGAACGATTCCTGGGGAACATGCTTGCCGGCATCGGGCCGGCGCCTGTGGTCTGTTTCGTCGTTGCTGCCGACGAAGGCTGGCAGGCGCAGTCAAGCGACCACCGGGACGCAGTGGCCGCCCTGGGAATCGGGTACGGGGTGGTGGTCCTCAGCCGGGCGGACAGGGCATCGGGCCCGCGGATCGCAGCCGTGCTCGCACGGACCCGGACCGAGCTGGCGGGGACCGGTTTGCAGGACGCGCCTGCAGTAGCTTTGTCCGCCGTCGACGGGGCAGGGCTGGAGGAGCTTCGTGCCACCTTGGACGATGTCCTCGCGCAGGTTCCTGCCCCGGCCATGACCGGGCGCGTTCGGTTGTGGGTGGACCGCTCGTTCACCATTACCGGCTCGGGAACGGTGGTGACTGGAACCCTGGCGGCAGGAACACTGAGCCAGGGGGAGCGGCTTGAGCTGCTCGGCCATGATGGTTCCCGGCCTGTCAAGGTACGTGGCCTGCAGAGCCGTGACGCGGCCTGCGCCTCGGTGGAGCCTGTCAGCCGGGTGGCGTTGAACCTTCGCGACGTCGCCGCTGCGGATGTCCGGCGTGGAGACGCCCTGGTTACTCCCGGCGCGTGGCCCACCACCGCAGTTCTCGGCATCAGGCGGACCACGGGAGTGGCCTATACGGAAGTGCCGGAGCAGCTCACGGTGCATGTCGGCACTGCGTCGGTGCCCGCACGCTTGCGTCCGTTCGGTGTTGAGCATGCCCGCCTCGTCCTCGACAGGAGCCTGCCCCTGGTTCCCGGAGACCGGTTGGTACTGCGGGACCCGGGAAGCCGCTCGGTGCTGGGCGGTGCGCTCGTCCTCGACGCCGATCCGCCTGCCCTGCGGCGACGCGGCGATGTCGCCCGCTGGGCGAAACGGCTTACGGGCATGGATCCCGGCGGCGACGTACTCGGCGAGGTTTCAGCCCGCGGCGCGGTCCACGTAGATCAGTTGCTCAAGCTTGGACTCCTGGCAGGGCCCGGCCCGGACGCTCCGGCCGGCGTTAGTGTCATCGAGGATTGGTGGGTACACGTGCCGGTCCTCGAGGCATGGCAGCATCGCTTGCACACTGCAGTCCATGATCTGCAGGAACGCGATCCCTTGGCCCCCGGTCTTTCCATGGGCGCTGCACAGGACCTGCTCAAGCTGCCCGACAGAAAGCTCCTTCCGCACGTCATCCGGGGGGCCGCCTTGGAACAGGATGGCGGCCATGTTCAGCTGCCGGGCAGCCACGGCAATCTTGGCCCCATCGAGCCGTCCATTGCCACGTTGGAGGGAAGGCTGAAAACTGAGGCATTCCGGGCCCCCGAAGCCGATGAGCTGGCAGTACTGGGACTCGGTGCCCGGGAACTCGCTGCTGCCGAACGCGCGGGTCGCGTACTGCGGCTGCGCGACGGGGTGGTGCTGCTGCCAACCGCGCCGGCCCTTGCAATGCGAACCCTCGCCAGCCTTGACCAGCCATTCACCACGAGCCAAGCACGACAGGCACTTAACACAACACGCCGGGTTGCGGTTCCGTTGCTGGAATATCTCGATTCCCGTGGCTGGACCAACCGCTTGGATGCCGGCCACCGGACAGTCGTGCGTTGACTTCCGGACTTCGGAAAGGGTAGGACTCCGCGTCCTAGGAAGAACAGGGGCAGGAAAACCTGCTGACCATGCCCCAAGATGTGCGTATCGTCAACTCCAACAGGACCAACCTCGATGGGAGAACTGAGGAGAGCTATGCAATACCGCACACTGGGCAACAGCGGCGCCGTCGTATCGAACTATGCGCTCGGAACCATGACGTTCGGGGCTGAAGCCACCGAGGAGACGTCCCGCGCGATCCTTGATGACTATGTAGCCGCGGGCGGCAACTTCATCGACACTGCGGATGTTTACAGCGCCGGCGTATCGGAGGAAATCATCGGACGCTGGCTCTCGGACCGGCCGGGTCAAAGGGACCAGCTTGTACTGGCCACCAAGGGTCGGTTCCCCATGGGCCAGGCCCCGAACGATGTGGGCACCTCACGCCGCCACCTGACCAAGGCCCTGGACGATTCCCTGCGCCGGCTCGGAGTGGAGCAGATTGATCTCTACCAAATGCACGCCTGGGACCCCATTACGCCACTGGAGGAGACGCTCCGTTTCCTCCACGACTCCGTCAGCAGCGGCAAGATCGCCTACTACGGATTCTCGAACTTCCTGGGTTGGCAGGTGACCAAGGCAGTTTACTTGGCCAAAGCCCATGGTTGGAGTGCGCCCGTCACCCTGCAGCCGCAGTACAGCCTGCTGGTGCGTGAGATCGAGTGGGAAGTCGTCCCGGCGTCCCTGGATGCGGGCGTGGGTCTGCTGCCGTGGTCGCCCCTGGGCGGCGGCTGGCTCTCCGGCAAGTACAAGCGGGACGAACCGCCCGTTGGCGCAACCCGGCTCGGTGAGAATCCAACCCGGGGCATGGAAGCATGGCAAGCCCGTAATGACGACCCCCGTACGTGGGACATCATTGAAACCGTGGAAAAGATTGCGGCTGACCATGGCGCGAGTGCCTCGCAGGTAGCGCTGGCATGGCTGGCGGACAGGCCGGCGGTAACATCCGTGATCCTTGGTGCCCGCAGTGTGGAGCAACTGGCGGATAACCTTGCCGCTGCGGACCTTGAACTCAGCCCTGGGGAAACTGAGCTCCTCACCCAGGTCAGCCAGCCTCGTGCAGGGGTATATCCCTACGGGCCCATGGCAATTCAACAACGCAGCCGCAAGATCGAAGGCGGCAGGTAGTCTCACAAGCCGAATGCAGACGGCGCCGGCTTAAGGCCGGCGCCGTCTGTCGTGAGGCGGTTGTTAATGCCAGCAGTATTACTGCTTCAGCTGGCCGCCTCCGGCTCGCCGAGGGACAGCATCAGCCGGTTCGCCCAGTTGAAGAAGGCTGCGCCATGAATCACATCCGAGATTTCCAAAGCATCCAGTCCGGCATCCTCCAGGGCCTGGAGGTGGCCGGCGTTGAGCCGCGATGGAGTGTGGGCGAGAGCGGCGGCGGCAGCAGTGATGGCGTTCCATCGCGGGCCGAGGTCCGCCGAGGTGCCGTCGTCGAGAAGGCGCTGGACGTCGTCGTGCCGTTCTGAATAGTGGGACGCGAACCGCGAGTGGACCGATGCGCAGAAAACGCAGCCGTTCTCCCGTGACGTGGCCGTCGCGGCGAGCTCGCGTTCGGCCCGGGGGAGACCTTCCTTGGTGTTGTAGAAGATGTCCTTGTCTGTCCTGGTCCTGGCGCCGAGGATGTCAGGGTCACGGGCCAGCAGTCGGAAGTAGTCGCTCGAGGCGCGCGATCGGTCAACCAAGCCCTCGTACTGCCGTTCAGTCAGTTCCTCAACGGTCGGGGCCTCAAGCCAGGGCACCCAGCCCAGCTGGTCCTGCGTGAAGGCCTCGGGGCGGTTCAGCCCAGGGTAGGTAGTAACCGAATCGCTCATGAGTAGATCCTTTCGTTCTGTGCTTCGGTGCGCTCGGCTTCTTCATCAGTCGGCTGGGCATTGAGCAGCCCCAGCCCTGTAATAATCCGGAGCTGGTACGAAAGGAACGCGACAAGTTGGGACAGGGTCACGATTCCCGTAGTTGTCCAGCCGGCGGACAACAGGGCCTGAAGTGCTGCCGGAGAGGCCTCCCGGGGACGGAAGACCAGCAGGTGGGCGTGCTCCAGCGCTGCCGTGAGTCGAATACCCAGTGCATCCCGCAGGTCCTGCCCGGCAACCCACTGGAGTCCGGGCTTGCTTTCGCCCTGCAGGCCCGGTTCGCGGTACGTGCCGTAAGGACCTTCGGTGTCGCCGGACTGCGCTGCGTCCCGAACAGCTGCCGTCAGGGCGGGTCCGGCACCGGACTGTGTGAGTCCTGAGGCGTAGAAGGCAGCGGCGGCGTGGTTGTCGTGAAGAAGCGCCACGAACAGGGCGACGGCGTATCTCTCGCTTGCGCCGGCGTCGTCCAGTTGCCCGGTGTGGAACAGCGCGAGGTAGCTCGCTTGCGTGTTGTCGCGGGTGACCGGACGGCGGCGGCGCAGCTGGTCCAGCGGCGAGCCCGGGATGACTCCCAGTATGTCGTCGACGGCGTCAGTAAAGGTGGTGCTCATTTCTCTCCTTGCAGGGCGGGTACGGGAGTTGGAACAGGCTTCCAGCCGAGTCGCGGAACGACCTCTGTCGCCGCGAGCTTGATGGAACGCAGGATGTGCTCGTGCGGTGGGTCGATGGAGTGGACCTGGAAAGTCACATCGGTGGCCCGCTCCAGGACACTGTCGCGGCTAAGCGACTCGATGACGTCCTCAACCGAGCCCACATGCGAGTCCGTGGCCGCAATAAGGTCCTCCACTGTGTCACTGGCGAACACGTGACCCTGGCGCTCGAAGTGCGGGACGATCCTTCTCAGACCCGTTTCGGCGAAGCGGAGGGCAGTTGCCCGGTCATCAGCGACGAAGAGGGTCCGGGAAGCCAGGATCCGTGGTGTTGCTCCGGTAGGAAGTGCCTGGAGGTAGGCGTCGATGATGGGGTTCTGCAGGGCCTCAAGTGGAGCATCCGGTTGCGATGAGTCGCGCGGCTGGGTACGGGAGAGCATGAGCCCATCGCCTGCACGGCCGGCGCGCTCGCCGCCGCTGGCGGAGAACGTTGCCTGCCAGAGCCGTTCCAGCAACTCCGGAGCTGCAGGATAGAGGGAATTGGCTGAAGAGCGTACCTCCTTTCCTCCCCAGGCTTCGGTCAGGATCTGGAGCTTGTCAGCGTGGAGGGAGCGGCGCTGTTCGCTGTCCAGGCCGAATGCTGCGAAGGAGGAAGCGGTACCGCCGGTCCCAACACCGACTTCGAGGCGGCCCCCGGACAGCA
Proteins encoded:
- a CDS encoding putative FMN-dependent luciferase-like monooxygenase — encoded protein: MTQHLQGSKRIGFFTRLLDDAGPAERYRLAFEQIQTAEAEGFDTAWVAQHHFNEAEGGLPAPLVFLAYAAARTSRIHLGTGIITLPLEDPVRVAEDTSVLDLLSGGRLEVGVGTGGTASSFAAFGLDSEQRRSLHADKLQILTEAWGGKEVRSSANSLYPAAPELLERLWQATFSASGGERAGRAGDGLMLSRTQPRDSSQPDAPLEALQNPIIDAYLQALPTGATPRILASRTLFVADDRATALRFAETGLRRIVPHFERQGHVFASDTVEDLIAATDSHVGSVEDVIESLSRDSVLERATDVTFQVHSIDPPHEHILRSIKLAATEVVPRLGWKPVPTPVPALQGEK
- a CDS encoding aldo/keto reductase produces the protein MQYRTLGNSGAVVSNYALGTMTFGAEATEETSRAILDDYVAAGGNFIDTADVYSAGVSEEIIGRWLSDRPGQRDQLVLATKGRFPMGQAPNDVGTSRRHLTKALDDSLRRLGVEQIDLYQMHAWDPITPLEETLRFLHDSVSSGKIAYYGFSNFLGWQVTKAVYLAKAHGWSAPVTLQPQYSLLVREIEWEVVPASLDAGVGLLPWSPLGGGWLSGKYKRDEPPVGATRLGENPTRGMEAWQARNDDPRTWDIIETVEKIAADHGASASQVALAWLADRPAVTSVILGARSVEQLADNLAAADLELSPGETELLTQVSQPRAGVYPYGPMAIQQRSRKIEGGR
- the selB gene encoding selenocysteine-specific translation elongation factor; amino-acid sequence: MHVVATAGHVDSGKSTLVRALTGMEPDRWEEERRRGLTIDLGYAWTTLPSGQDVAFVDVPGHERFLGNMLAGIGPAPVVCFVVAADEGWQAQSSDHRDAVAALGIGYGVVVLSRADRASGPRIAAVLARTRTELAGTGLQDAPAVALSAVDGAGLEELRATLDDVLAQVPAPAMTGRVRLWVDRSFTITGSGTVVTGTLAAGTLSQGERLELLGHDGSRPVKVRGLQSRDAACASVEPVSRVALNLRDVAAADVRRGDALVTPGAWPTTAVLGIRRTTGVAYTEVPEQLTVHVGTASVPARLRPFGVEHARLVLDRSLPLVPGDRLVLRDPGSRSVLGGALVLDADPPALRRRGDVARWAKRLTGMDPGGDVLGEVSARGAVHVDQLLKLGLLAGPGPDAPAGVSVIEDWWVHVPVLEAWQHRLHTAVHDLQERDPLAPGLSMGAAQDLLKLPDRKLLPHVIRGAALEQDGGHVQLPGSHGNLGPIEPSIATLEGRLKTEAFRAPEADELAVLGLGARELAAAERAGRVLRLRDGVVLLPTAPALAMRTLASLDQPFTTSQARQALNTTRRVAVPLLEYLDSRGWTNRLDAGHRTVVR
- a CDS encoding alkylhydroperoxidase domain protein: MSDSVTTYPGLNRPEAFTQDQLGWVPWLEAPTVEELTERQYEGLVDRSRASSDYFRLLARDPDILGARTRTDKDIFYNTKEGLPRAERELAATATSRENGCVFCASVHSRFASHYSERHDDVQRLLDDGTSADLGPRWNAITAAAAALAHTPSRLNAGHLQALEDAGLDALEISDVIHGAAFFNWANRLMLSLGEPEAAS
- a CDS encoding CMD domain protein, which codes for MSTTFTDAVDDILGVIPGSPLDQLRRRRPVTRDNTQASYLALFHTGQLDDAGASERYAVALFVALLHDNHAAAAFYASGLTQSGAGPALTAAVRDAAQSGDTEGPYGTYREPGLQGESKPGLQWVAGQDLRDALGIRLTAALEHAHLLVFRPREASPAALQALLSAGWTTTGIVTLSQLVAFLSYQLRIITGLGLLNAQPTDEEAERTEAQNERIYS
- the selA gene encoding L-seryl-tRNA(Sec) selenium transferase; protein product: MDNVDPRRLIPRTNDLLALPAVLEARTRMGGHVIRGLVRDLQDQARRGDLHPAQIEPALLAAVADHRATSLRPVLNATGVIVHTNLGRAPLSADAVDAVVGASGYVDVEIDLASGGRSRRGAGARAALLHACPAAEDALVVNNGAAALVLATTALASGREVVVSRGEFVEIGAGFRLSDLIESTGSRLREVGTTNRTHLLDYQKALGPDTGCVLKVHPSNFRVEGFTLSVALEELSPVTKASGVPLVADLGSGLLAPDPYLPDEPDVSSALAGGADVVIASGDKLLGGPQAGLLLGRKEIIERLARHPLARAVRADKLALAALEATLAGGPPPVVQALHADVGQLRRRTDELAEALGLPVVAHDGRVGGGGAPGVPLPGWALQLPEDLAVLLRTGDPAVLPRVHDGSCLIDLRCVPAADDHRILAVVQHALALRAGRFAAGAG
- the selD gene encoding selenide, water dikinase SelD, encoding MTEPAGGTETAIRLTEYAHGGGCACKIPPGELEDVVRGLIGQPGAEVLVGLDSGDDAAAVLVREDLAVLSTADFFTPVVNDAFDWGRIAGANALSDIYAMGGRPVTAINLVGWPRGVLPMELMTEVLRGGLSVASQAGCPVLGGHSIDDPEPKYGMAVTGVAHPDRLLRNDAAQPGLPITLTKPLGVGLLNNRHKKTGEVFAEAVETMAGLNREASEAAVAAGVRAATDVTGFGLLGHLHKMVRASEVGAVIDLKAVPLLDGALEALRDGFVSGGTRRNLDWVRPHVATAAGITEDDLLLLADAQTSGGLLVVGELPGYPVIGHTTAGQGIEVR